The Flavobacterium psychrotrophum region GAAATAAAATCAAATTATATATAACAAAAAAAGATAAGCCGGGATGCTTATCTTTTTTTGTTATGTGCAATATTTATGCTTGTGCTTTATACTGTTGTTTGTATTGTACTGGGGTGTGACCAACTACTTTTTTAAATAACCTTGTAAAATAGGATGGCGTTTCAAAGCCAAGGTCGTAGGCTATTTGCGCCACATTATTATCGCTGCTTAATAACAGGTTTTTTGCTTCTTTTATAAGGTAGATGTGGATATGGTCTAAGGCTGTTTTGCCGGTTTCCTGTTTTAAAACATCACTTAGATAACGTGGCGATATGTTGAGTTTATCGGCAAGGTAATTAACTGTTGGAAGCCCCTGGTTTTGGTGAAGCAGTTTTTCAAAATATCCTCCTAAAAGATCCTGAAATTTTTTTAAAGTGGTTCCTGATACGTTGGTGCTGCGATTAATGAACTGTCTTTTGTAAAATCTGTCCGAATACTTTAAAACAGCGTCTATATGCGACAGGATAATATCACGGCTAAGTTCATCCTGGCTGGCTTCATGTTCGGCGCGCATCTTATAGTATAAATCCCAAATTACGGTTTCTTCCTGTGGCGAAAGGTGCAATGCCTCGTTAATTTCGTATTCAAAGTAGCCATACTTTTTTATCTGTTCATGCAGGTGGTGCCCTGACAGATAGTCTTCATGAAAGAACATTATAAAACCTTTTTCGGCAAACTGTACATTACTTACTTCAATAATTTGCCTCGGTTTAACAAAAACCATAGAGCCATTGTCATTATCATACTTGGTCTTACCATACAACATATAGCCTTCTTTGATTTTTTTGAGTGCTATCATATAGAAGTCTCCGGTAAAACGGTCTTCACCTACAGAATATGTCATTAATTCTTTACAGGTCATCATCGTCACAAGCGGATGCAGAGGTGGTTCAAAACCGCTTTTATCATGTAACTCAGTGATCGATTTGTAGTGTGTAATTTTTTCCATAGTGAGGTATGTTGTCGTTGGTTTTTATTCTATAAGCGAAAAGTAATCAAAATTATCCAAGACTACAAAAAAGAATAAATCTTACATAATGGAGAGTATGGTAAACTTACGTATATCTGTGCTATTTCTCACTACTTATGAACCATTTTGCTAATTGCGCTACTGGTAATTTTGATATATCAAATAAGCATAATTATTAAATATCATGAAAAATCAAAAACTCGAATTTTTGCATATAAGCAGCTTGTTAGCCTTTGTACTTATACCCCTGGGTGGCCTTACCACAGATATTTATATCCCATCATTACCTTCTATGGCACATCAACTTAATGTATCGGTTGAAGCGGTGCAGTTATCATTGCTTATTTTTATGATAAGCTCCGGTATAAGCCAGTTGTTTATAGGTAGTGTACTGGATAGTTTTGGCCGTTACAAAATTAATATCGCAGCACTTGTATTATTTGCAATGGCAAGTTTTACTATCGCTTTAGTTCCTGATATTTACCTGATTTATATAATGCGGGCTGTACAGGGCATAACAGTATCCCTGATAATAGTGGGCAAGCGGGCATTTTTTGTAGATATGTACACCGGCCAGGCATTAAAGAACTATACCAGCCTTTTCTCTATTGTATGGGCCACAGCGCCAATAATCGCACCTTTTATTGGTGGCTACCTGCAACAGGTATTTGGCTGGCAGTCTAACTTTTACCTGCTCGGAATTTTGACAGCCCTTGTACTTGTGCTCGAACTTAAATTTACAGGAGAATCTTTAAAAACATTTCAGCCATTTAATTGGGAAAGGATATCTAAGGTTTATAACACCATGCTGGGCACACCCGATTTTACCCTGGGCTTGCTGATTATAGGGTTCACGTATTCATTACTTGTTATATATGGCATGGTAAGCCCTTTTATAATTGAGAAAGTATTTGGCTATACCCCTGTCACAACAGGCTATAGCTCCCTGCTCTCTGGCGTAGCACTAATGAGTGGCGGCCTTATTAGTAAATTGTTATTAAACAAACCGTTGTTTGCAAAACTTAATGTGGCAATTGCACTTCAGGTTATAGCAGTCTTAGCTATGTGGATCACTACGCTGTACACTAATAATATTATTATACTGATAGGCTTTACTATGCCCATCCACCTTATGTCGGGCTTTATATTCAATAACGTTTATGCCTACAGCCTGCAGCGTTTTACACAAAATGCAGGCACTGCCAGCGGCCTTACCGGAGGAGGTATTTATGTAATAAGCTCCATTGTGGGTTACGGGATGATTAATGCCTTTAGCGTAAAAACTGTTCATGCCTTATCAACTGTAAACCTTGGTATAGTGATCGTATTACTATTAACTATTCTTGTATTTAAACACTATTCAAAAGCAAGAATAGCTATTACAGACTAAACGTTGTTTTGTGCTATTACTGCCTACAAATGAACTATTCCGCACAGTGCTGCACATCTAACTTTGCTATATCAAATTACAACACTTAAAAACATATACATCATGTCTAAAACAATTTTAATTACAGGAGCATCAAGGGGTTTTGGTAAACTATGGGCAGAAGCCTTTTTAAAACGTGGCGATAAAGTAGCCGCTACAGCCCGTAACCTTTCTGACCTTGATGATCTAGTTTCAACTTATGGAAGTAACATCCTTCCGGTTAAGCTTGACGTTACAAAGCGAGAAGCTGTTAACGAGGCTATAACCACTATAACTAATTACTTTGGCAGTATAGATGTGTTAATAAACAATGCGGGATACGGCTTGTTTGGTACTGTAGAAGAAACTACAGAAGAACAGGCAAGGGCGCAAATGGAAACCAACTTTTTTGGGTTGCTGTGGGTAACACAGGCCGTACTACCGGTTATGAGGGCACAAAAAAGCGGTCATATAATACAGGTTTCAAGTTTCCTGGGCTTAACCACATTGCCAATGCTTGGCTTATATAACGCTTCTAAATTTGCTGTTGAAGGTTTAAGCGAAACTATAGCTACCGAAGTTGCACACCTGGGCATTAAAGTTACCCTTATAGAACCTAATGGCTATGCTACCGACTGGGCAGGCGCATCGGCTACGCAAACACATGACGGTATTGAAGATTACACTATCATACGTGAGGCTTTTGCCACATCGGGAGAGAATCCTGATACGTGGGGCAAACCCGAAGCTACGGTTGATATAATGGTTAGCCTAACCGATAATCCTAACCCTCCGCAAAGGCTTTTATTTGGAAAAATAGCCTATCAGTCCGTAAAACAGGCATATACCGAAAAACTTACAGCTATTGAAGCATGGAAAGAAGTGAGCATTGCTGCCCACGGACATTAATTTTAACCACCTTATAAAAATCAACATTAAAATATTCAATCATGAAAACTTCAACCCAACAATTAGTAAACAAAGTTATTGCTGCCAACGGTGGCGCAAATGCAACGGAATATAAAACAGTAAGACTACACACCAATATAGGCGGCGTGGTATGGGATATAAAAGGGCATACAGGTGCACTCGCAGATGTAGAATTTACAGGATCGCTCACTGAACAAAAAGCTTCCTGGAAAAACATTTTTAAACGTGGATATATTTCAACATTCGAGCCCGGTAAAGTAGAACTCCTTGATGAAAATGGTGGCCTTAAAGGTGAGTTAATTAATCCAAAGGATTCTTTTAAAGGGTATACTGTAGAAACGCCATGGTCTGCTGAACAGGTAATTTATTTTTCCAGCTATGCAACCTGGAATTACGCTACTACACCTTTCAATTTCCTTGTTCCGGGGGTAGAAGTTAATCAGCTGGAAGACTGGGATGAAAAGGGGGAGATCCTTCAAAGGCTTGAAGTTATTTACCCTGACGGTTTTACAACCCACAGCAAAAGACAGGTATTTTACTTTGATGCCAATGGACTTTTAAAACGCCATGATTACTGGCCTGTGGTGCTGGGTGGCTCTTCTGCAACGCAAATTATTGAAGATTATAAAGATTTTCAGGGTATTAAAACGGGCACTAAACGAAGGATTTATATTCTTAACGATACTGACAACAGCTATCAGACTGACCCCATCTTAGTATCTATCGACATCCTTGATGTAAGTTTCGAATAAAACCTCATTTAAAATTAACAGACTTCTTTTAAAAACATATAATTATGAATACTCAAGATTATACAGCCGCTACCGCACCTACGCAATATATAAATGTAAACGGTATAAATTACGCTTATCGCAGGTTTGGCAAAACAGGAGGAATCCCGGTTGTAGGGTTTCAGCACTTTACCGGTACGCTTGATAACTGGGACCCTATTATTCTTGAAGGCCTGGCAAAGGAACGCGAGGTACTTATTTTTGATAATACCGGGGTAGGCAATACATCTGGTGAAACGCCGGACAATGTATTGGAAATGACACATGACGCGGTAGACTTTATTAAAGCTTTAGGCCTTACTAAAATTGATGTACTTGGATTTTCCCTTGGAGGGTTTATTGCACAATATCTGGGTGTACTTTACCCTGAACTTGTAAGGAAACTGATTATAGTTGGGGCGGCGCCACAAGGTTCAAAAGTTTTAGAAGGTTTCCCGCAGTTGATTTACAAAGCCATGCAGAAAGAGCCTGCTGAACGGTTTTTGTACATTTTCTTTACAGCGTCTGATGAAAGCCGGGCTAAAGGCAAAGAAACATTGCAACGCTTATTTGAAAGAACAATTGACCGTGATAACGAAAGTAAAGAACAGGCTGTCATGGCACAGCTAACAGCAATAACCAATTGGGGATCTGACCCTGTCACCATAGACCTCAAAAAAATACAGCATCCCGCATTAATTGTGCAGGGCAGTAACGATAAAATGATGGATTCTGACAATTCATACCTGTTGTTTAAACAATTGCCTAATGCTGTATTAACCTATTACCCCGATGCTGCACACGGCTCTTTTTATCAATACCCTGAACGGTTTGTAAACCAGGCAAACGATTTTTTAAATGCCTTTTAATTAATTGGTTGTGTTTACCAGCACAAGGGTTTAAAAACTCTAAAAAATGAAACATTATAAAACACTTAGTGAAATGCACCGTGATAATGGATGGCCACCACCGGAACATCCGTTGTTAAGTATTGTAAGTTGCCAGAAAGATTGCCCGCTTGGAGACCGTGAATTTACAAGCAATTGTTATATGATTGGTTTTAAAAAATTAAAATCGGGCGTAATACTCTATGGCCGCACAAGCTATGACCATAGCAGTGGTGTTATGATGTTTGTAAAGCCCCGTCAGATTATCGAAATGAAAAACCTTGAATTTGAAGAAGATGGTTTTATGCTACTCATTCATGAAGATTATTTTAACGGCCACGAAATGCATAACAGCATAGAAAAATACGGCTTCTTTGAATATGAAATTAACGAGGCATTACATTTATCGCCAGCCGAAGAGGAAATTATACTTAGCCTGCACCAAAAGATTGTAAGGGAATATTACAATACTACAGATGAATACAGCCGGGAAATTATATTGAGCCATATCGATTCTATACTAACGTATGCCCAACGTTTTTTTAAAAGGCAGTTTATAAACCGTACAGACTTTTCAGGCAAAACAGTTACAAAATTTAATGAGGCTTTTAAAGCGTATATGAACAGTGATTTACCCAAGGAAAATGGGCTTCCTTCTGTAAACTATCTGGCAGAAGGTTTAAATCTTTCACCACGCTATCTAAGCGACCTCCTTAAGCAGGAAACGGGTAAAACGGCTATAGACCTCATACACATACATCTTGTAACGATGGCTAAAAACATGCTGGTAACCGGCAATAATAATATTAGCGAGATAGCCTACCTGCTTGGCTTTGAGAACAGTTCTTATTTTACCCGCCTGTTTAAAAAACAGGTTGGGCTAAGGCCAATGGAATTCAAAAGAATAAAAATGGGACAGGCATAATTCGTCAACTCCCCAAAGCACATTTTATAATAATACTATAAAGACTCGCAGAGCTTTATCTATTATCATCATTTATAAAACAGCATACGTAAATCTGTGCTATTTCTCCCCACATATGGACTATTCTCCCGCCTATAGTCGGAATAAATTTGTCCTATATAAATAACATTAAAAAATAAATATATCATGAAAACAATTTTTATTACAGGAGCATCTAGAGGTTTTGGAAAACTTTGGTTAGAGGCATTTTTAAAACGCGGTGATAATGTAGCTGCTACATCAAGAACAATAGAGGCTTATAAAGACCTGGTATCGCAATACAGTAAACAGTTTTTACCGCTTCAGCTGGATATAACCGATAAAAAAGCGGTTACCGAAGCAGTTAATAAAGCACATAAACATTTTGGAAGCCTTGATGTAGTTATTAATAACGCTGGTTACGGCTTATTTGGCGCTATTGAAGAAGCTGGAGAACAGGAAACTAAAGATATTTTTGAAGCTAACGTTTTTGGTACACTGTGGGTTACACAG contains the following coding sequences:
- a CDS encoding helix-turn-helix domain-containing protein is translated as MEKITHYKSITELHDKSGFEPPLHPLVTMMTCKELMTYSVGEDRFTGDFYMIALKKIKEGYMLYGKTKYDNDNGSMVFVKPRQIIEVSNVQFAEKGFIMFFHEDYLSGHHLHEQIKKYGYFEYEINEALHLSPQEETVIWDLYYKMRAEHEASQDELSRDIILSHIDAVLKYSDRFYKRQFINRSTNVSGTTLKKFQDLLGGYFEKLLHQNQGLPTVNYLADKLNISPRYLSDVLKQETGKTALDHIHIYLIKEAKNLLLSSDNNVAQIAYDLGFETPSYFTRLFKKVVGHTPVQYKQQYKAQA
- a CDS encoding MFS transporter, which gives rise to MKNQKLEFLHISSLLAFVLIPLGGLTTDIYIPSLPSMAHQLNVSVEAVQLSLLIFMISSGISQLFIGSVLDSFGRYKINIAALVLFAMASFTIALVPDIYLIYIMRAVQGITVSLIIVGKRAFFVDMYTGQALKNYTSLFSIVWATAPIIAPFIGGYLQQVFGWQSNFYLLGILTALVLVLELKFTGESLKTFQPFNWERISKVYNTMLGTPDFTLGLLIIGFTYSLLVIYGMVSPFIIEKVFGYTPVTTGYSSLLSGVALMSGGLISKLLLNKPLFAKLNVAIALQVIAVLAMWITTLYTNNIIILIGFTMPIHLMSGFIFNNVYAYSLQRFTQNAGTASGLTGGGIYVISSIVGYGMINAFSVKTVHALSTVNLGIVIVLLLTILVFKHYSKARIAITD
- a CDS encoding SDR family NAD(P)-dependent oxidoreductase, translated to MSKTILITGASRGFGKLWAEAFLKRGDKVAATARNLSDLDDLVSTYGSNILPVKLDVTKREAVNEAITTITNYFGSIDVLINNAGYGLFGTVEETTEEQARAQMETNFFGLLWVTQAVLPVMRAQKSGHIIQVSSFLGLTTLPMLGLYNASKFAVEGLSETIATEVAHLGIKVTLIEPNGYATDWAGASATQTHDGIEDYTIIREAFATSGENPDTWGKPEATVDIMVSLTDNPNPPQRLLFGKIAYQSVKQAYTEKLTAIEAWKEVSIAAHGH
- a CDS encoding alpha/beta fold hydrolase — translated: MNTQDYTAATAPTQYINVNGINYAYRRFGKTGGIPVVGFQHFTGTLDNWDPIILEGLAKEREVLIFDNTGVGNTSGETPDNVLEMTHDAVDFIKALGLTKIDVLGFSLGGFIAQYLGVLYPELVRKLIIVGAAPQGSKVLEGFPQLIYKAMQKEPAERFLYIFFTASDESRAKGKETLQRLFERTIDRDNESKEQAVMAQLTAITNWGSDPVTIDLKKIQHPALIVQGSNDKMMDSDNSYLLFKQLPNAVLTYYPDAAHGSFYQYPERFVNQANDFLNAF
- a CDS encoding helix-turn-helix domain-containing protein; the protein is MKHYKTLSEMHRDNGWPPPEHPLLSIVSCQKDCPLGDREFTSNCYMIGFKKLKSGVILYGRTSYDHSSGVMMFVKPRQIIEMKNLEFEEDGFMLLIHEDYFNGHEMHNSIEKYGFFEYEINEALHLSPAEEEIILSLHQKIVREYYNTTDEYSREIILSHIDSILTYAQRFFKRQFINRTDFSGKTVTKFNEAFKAYMNSDLPKENGLPSVNYLAEGLNLSPRYLSDLLKQETGKTAIDLIHIHLVTMAKNMLVTGNNNISEIAYLLGFENSSYFTRLFKKQVGLRPMEFKRIKMGQA